In Mastigocladopsis repens PCC 10914, a single window of DNA contains:
- a CDS encoding peptidylprolyl isomerase — protein sequence MSNRLTISYEDIIRNLKLSCQIPTVMEAIATQKIITEAAQKAGIKVSDEELQQEGDRLRFAKKLVKAQDTWAWLKKHHLALDEFEELVHDSILYKKLVNHLFADKVEQFFYEHQLNYVAAVTYEVIFDQRDLALELFYALQEGETSFQSIAREYIQEPELRRSGGYQGTRRRTDFRPEIASAVFAANPPNILKPITTPKGVYLIWVEEIIQPKLDEQLRATIQQELFSLWLKQQIQTMEIITQLDLFHNLRTSKELRKKA from the coding sequence ATGTCAAACCGTTTGACCATTTCCTACGAAGATATCATTCGCAACCTTAAACTTTCTTGTCAGATTCCTACTGTCATGGAAGCTATAGCAACTCAAAAAATTATTACTGAGGCTGCTCAGAAAGCAGGAATTAAAGTTTCGGACGAAGAACTACAGCAGGAAGGAGATAGACTACGATTCGCTAAAAAGCTCGTAAAAGCTCAAGACACTTGGGCTTGGCTAAAAAAACATCATCTTGCTCTAGATGAATTTGAAGAGTTAGTCCATGACAGCATTCTTTATAAAAAGTTAGTTAATCATTTATTTGCGGATAAAGTTGAACAGTTCTTTTACGAACATCAACTTAATTACGTCGCTGCTGTCACCTATGAAGTTATCTTTGATCAAAGAGACTTAGCTTTGGAATTATTTTATGCCTTGCAAGAAGGTGAAACCAGCTTCCAAAGTATCGCTCGTGAGTATATTCAAGAACCGGAATTGCGTCGTTCTGGTGGATATCAAGGAACGCGACGCCGCACAGATTTTCGACCGGAGATTGCATCCGCTGTATTTGCAGCCAATCCACCAAACATTCTCAAACCAATTACGACTCCAAAGGGAGTGTATTTAATTTGGGTAGAAGAAATTATTCAACCTAAATTGGATGAGCAGTTGCGTGCCACGATTCAGCAAGAATTGTTTTCTCTATGGTTAAAACAACAAATTCAAACAATGGAAATTATCACACAGCTAGATTTATTTCATAATTTACGAACATCTAAAGAGTTACGAAAAAAGGCTTAA
- a CDS encoding HlyD family efflux transporter periplasmic adaptor subunit, translated as MPNQSHNSSSTLPKPEPDEEQSYLSAEPQEVKESTDLEYQKDTQEAKDWFYGTEELLDALPQAWTRSLLYLLVGFVAIALPWAMLSKVDETGSARGRIEPLGATQKLDTQAEGSVVAVKVKEGETVKAGQVLLELKSDVLKTQLEQVQEKLAGLQNKRQNLELLKNQLLLSVRTQEQQNQAQQLAKQSQVQQAQQNLDGLKTTLNLQKQEKLAKVNQMQQALESSQAAHQLAQVRLHAAQEKVPRYQKAYEDGVMSLDRFKEVEQSAKENHERHVQAQSDISQAHSSLLEHQSNYHKSVEQAKSDIELAQLRLQEEQRSYQSLIHTGQLALLKSQEQLKDMQTQINSLQSEIAQTLSQITSLKIQLQQRVVRSPIDGVIFELPVTKPGAVLQAGNRVAQIAPKNTELVLKAQMPSQDSGFLKVGMPVKLKFDAYPFQEYGIVSGRVSWISPDSKLTQSPQGNIENFELEITLNQQFIQNGDKRISITPGQTATAEVIVRQRRVIDYILDPFKKLQTGGLEL; from the coding sequence ATGCCAAACCAATCTCACAATTCATCATCCACACTCCCCAAACCGGAGCCGGATGAGGAGCAAAGTTATCTTTCTGCTGAACCTCAAGAAGTCAAAGAATCTACTGATCTGGAATATCAAAAAGACACACAAGAAGCAAAAGATTGGTTCTACGGAACCGAAGAACTGCTCGATGCCTTACCGCAAGCATGGACGCGCTCGTTGCTGTATCTGTTGGTAGGCTTTGTAGCCATCGCCTTACCATGGGCAATGCTCTCGAAGGTGGATGAAACAGGAAGCGCCAGAGGGCGTATCGAACCATTAGGCGCAACCCAAAAACTGGACACTCAAGCCGAAGGCAGCGTTGTTGCCGTCAAGGTCAAAGAAGGCGAAACCGTCAAAGCTGGGCAGGTGCTGCTCGAACTCAAATCAGATGTGTTGAAAACTCAACTCGAGCAAGTGCAAGAAAAACTCGCCGGGCTGCAAAATAAGCGGCAGAATTTAGAACTGCTGAAAAATCAATTGTTGCTGAGTGTGCGTACCCAAGAGCAACAAAACCAAGCTCAACAATTGGCAAAACAGTCTCAGGTGCAACAAGCGCAACAGAACCTCGATGGTCTCAAAACTACTCTTAACTTACAAAAACAAGAAAAACTAGCGAAAGTTAACCAGATGCAGCAAGCTCTCGAGTCCAGTCAAGCTGCACATCAGTTAGCACAAGTTCGTTTACACGCCGCTCAAGAAAAAGTCCCACGCTATCAAAAAGCCTATGAAGACGGTGTGATGTCACTAGACCGCTTCAAGGAAGTGGAACAGTCTGCTAAAGAAAACCACGAACGCCATGTGCAAGCTCAGTCTGATATTTCTCAGGCTCACTCTAGCTTGCTTGAACACCAGAGCAATTATCACAAGAGTGTTGAGCAAGCTAAGTCTGATATCGAGCTTGCACAACTGCGTTTGCAAGAGGAACAACGCAGCTATCAAAGCCTGATTCATACTGGTCAACTGGCTTTGTTAAAAAGTCAAGAACAACTTAAAGATATGCAAACACAAATCAACTCCCTGCAATCGGAAATTGCTCAAACACTCAGCCAAATCACATCCTTAAAGATTCAGTTGCAACAACGAGTGGTGCGTTCGCCAATTGATGGTGTGATTTTTGAGTTGCCGGTGACTAAGCCTGGCGCTGTGCTACAAGCCGGTAACAGAGTTGCCCAAATTGCACCTAAGAATACTGAGTTAGTACTTAAGGCTCAGATGCCTAGCCAAGATAGTGGTTTCTTAAAAGTGGGGATGCCTGTCAAACTCAAGTTTGATGCTTATCCTTTCCAGGAGTATGGCATTGTCTCTGGGCGTGTTAGCTGGATTTCTCCTGACTCTAAACTCACTCAATCTCCTCAAGGTAACATCGAAAACTTTGAGTTAGAAATCACCCTAAATCAGCAGTTCATCCAGAATGGTGACAAACGTATCTCCATCACTCCCGGTCAGACTGCTACTGCTGAGGTTATTGTCCGCCAGCGCCGCGTTATTGACTACATTTTAGACCCGTTTAAGAAGTTGCAAACCGGCGGTTTAGAGCTTTAA
- a CDS encoding peptidase domain-containing ABC transporter, whose translation MPSEFSQQKLYQLLITALGETVSQQELVKWSAHAEIVEPAPTKQFWQTTDSRAGIYLVLRGKVRLLDSAENLITTLGSGSWFGEATLFAQDFVPYAAKASSHLKLCYLKQEILQALMDKYPSIYAHLLRRAQLWDLLLLCRQHSQLECQPSDVPGMLAALSLFEQHHLDTNEEISPLPDGKVWLLHKGQLRHTDGQCLTPGKIYSDLKQGLWQATQPTIAYILRSSHCQTAWEHWQQLGELVAPQQRPLVLEDSQRYPSRSRPERIATSGNVIPFPQRDSASKQKQKKSRPYFPSPQVRAGQVLGRFTKRYPFFAQQSASDCGAACLVMIGRYWGKRLSVNRLRDLTNVNRSGASLRALAIVAESIGFVTRPVRASFDKLAEQPLPAIVHWEGKHYILVYEINKKQVIVGDPAIGQRILTPAEFKEGWTGYALLLQPTALLTEAQEETTGFWKFYELLKPHSWVLLEVFLASVLIQVFGLVTPLFTQLLLDRVIVQGSTSTLHAVGVGLIIFGLFSIAVSGVRQYLLAHTANRVSVALLVGFIKHTFRLPLSFFESRYVGDIVSRIQENQKIQRFLTGETLSIILDLLTVFIYVGLMFWYNWSLALLALLIVPPFFILTLASTNILRRMSREIFNAGAEQSSYLIQSLTGIRSIRSMAIEHTVRWHWEELLNSLIKKTFTAQVIGNNLQVTSAVIDTVMNTTLLWYGSWLVIHNELTIGQLVAFNMLLGRAIAPFKRLSVVWNQFQEIVISTERINDVLEAEPEEDFYSSPRKPLRKLHGHIRFENLTFRYHPESEINVLENLSFEIQPEQTVAVVGRSGSGKTTLSKLILGLYPATEGKLLIDGHDVSSIALRSLRSQIGVVDQDTFLFGGTIRENISIAHPEASLEEIIEAARLAGADEFIQQLPMGYETQIGEGGGMLSGGQRQRLAIARALLGNPRFLIFDEATSNLDAESERIIQNNLKTILKGRTSLIIAHRLSTVRNADLILVLDRGVLVESGTHDELIAKKGHYYYLNQQQLAHAG comes from the coding sequence ATGCCATCAGAATTTTCGCAACAGAAGCTATATCAACTACTCATCACAGCTTTAGGTGAGACAGTTTCACAACAGGAACTGGTAAAGTGGAGCGCACACGCAGAAATCGTGGAACCAGCACCCACAAAGCAGTTTTGGCAAACAACAGATAGTCGAGCCGGAATATATTTAGTTCTTCGTGGCAAGGTCAGACTGTTAGACAGCGCAGAGAACTTAATCACAACTCTAGGTTCAGGCTCCTGGTTTGGAGAAGCAACACTGTTTGCACAAGACTTTGTGCCATACGCCGCCAAAGCTTCGAGCCACCTCAAGCTTTGCTATCTCAAACAAGAGATACTGCAAGCATTGATGGACAAATACCCCAGCATTTACGCTCACCTACTGCGACGCGCACAACTGTGGGATTTACTACTGTTATGTCGGCAACACTCGCAACTTGAGTGCCAGCCATCGGATGTGCCAGGGATGCTCGCAGCCTTATCGCTATTTGAGCAGCACCACCTAGACACCAATGAGGAAATATCTCCACTACCAGATGGTAAAGTGTGGCTGCTGCACAAGGGACAACTGCGACATACAGATGGTCAGTGTCTAACACCAGGCAAAATTTATTCAGACCTAAAACAGGGTCTTTGGCAGGCGACACAGCCAACCATTGCTTACATTCTCCGCTCTTCACATTGCCAAACAGCCTGGGAACACTGGCAGCAGCTAGGGGAATTGGTCGCACCTCAACAGCGGCCTTTGGTATTGGAAGACAGCCAGCGATACCCTAGCAGGTCTAGACCAGAACGAATAGCCACTTCTGGAAACGTCATTCCTTTTCCCCAACGAGACTCTGCATCTAAACAAAAGCAAAAAAAATCACGACCTTACTTTCCCAGTCCTCAAGTCCGAGCAGGGCAAGTGTTGGGACGCTTCACCAAGCGCTATCCATTCTTCGCACAACAAAGCGCCTCTGACTGTGGGGCAGCCTGCTTAGTAATGATTGGTCGCTATTGGGGCAAGCGCTTGAGTGTAAATCGCCTGCGGGATTTAACCAACGTCAACCGCAGTGGTGCATCACTGCGTGCTCTAGCAATAGTGGCAGAAAGTATTGGCTTTGTAACTCGACCTGTGAGAGCCAGCTTCGATAAATTGGCAGAACAACCCTTGCCTGCCATTGTTCACTGGGAAGGCAAGCACTACATTCTTGTCTATGAAATTAACAAAAAGCAGGTCATTGTAGGCGATCCTGCCATCGGTCAACGCATCCTTACCCCTGCTGAATTCAAAGAAGGTTGGACTGGGTATGCATTGTTACTGCAACCCACAGCCCTACTGACAGAAGCCCAAGAAGAAACTACAGGCTTTTGGAAGTTTTATGAGTTACTCAAACCTCACTCTTGGGTACTGCTAGAAGTCTTCTTGGCTTCGGTGCTCATTCAGGTGTTTGGACTGGTCACGCCGCTATTCACCCAGCTGCTGCTAGACCGAGTGATTGTGCAGGGTAGCACCTCCACATTACACGCTGTCGGTGTGGGGTTAATAATTTTTGGCTTGTTCAGCATTGCTGTGAGTGGAGTGCGCCAATATCTTTTGGCTCACACTGCTAACCGTGTCAGCGTTGCTCTGCTAGTAGGTTTTATTAAACATACCTTCCGCTTGCCCTTATCGTTCTTCGAGTCCCGCTACGTCGGGGACATTGTTTCCCGGATTCAAGAAAACCAGAAAATTCAGCGCTTCCTCACCGGCGAGACACTGTCAATCATTCTCGATTTGCTGACAGTGTTTATCTATGTGGGATTGATGTTCTGGTACAACTGGAGTCTGGCATTACTGGCGCTGTTGATTGTGCCACCATTTTTTATCCTGACGCTGGCTTCCACAAATATCTTGCGCCGTATGTCCAGAGAGATTTTCAATGCAGGAGCAGAACAAAGCAGCTATCTGATTCAATCCCTCACAGGAATTCGCTCTATCCGCTCAATGGCAATTGAACACACGGTGCGCTGGCATTGGGAGGAACTGCTGAATAGTTTGATTAAAAAAACCTTTACCGCACAGGTGATTGGCAACAACTTGCAAGTGACTAGTGCCGTCATCGACACCGTGATGAATACAACATTGCTGTGGTATGGCTCATGGTTGGTGATTCACAACGAACTCACCATTGGACAATTAGTTGCCTTCAATATGTTGTTGGGCAGAGCGATCGCTCCTTTCAAGCGACTCTCAGTAGTGTGGAATCAATTCCAAGAAATCGTCATTTCTACCGAACGCATTAATGATGTCCTTGAAGCCGAACCAGAAGAAGACTTCTACTCGTCACCCCGCAAGCCTCTACGTAAACTTCACGGTCACATTCGCTTTGAGAATCTCACTTTCCGCTATCACCCAGAAAGCGAGATAAATGTCTTAGAAAATCTTAGCTTTGAAATCCAGCCCGAACAAACAGTAGCGGTCGTAGGGCGGAGCGGTTCTGGGAAAACCACCCTTTCTAAGTTAATTTTGGGTTTATATCCCGCCACCGAGGGCAAATTGCTGATTGATGGTCACGATGTCAGTAGTATTGCCTTGCGATCGCTTCGGTCTCAAATTGGTGTGGTAGACCAAGATACCTTCTTATTTGGCGGCACGATTCGGGAAAATATTAGTATTGCTCACCCAGAAGCCTCTCTAGAAGAAATTATTGAGGCAGCTCGTTTGGCAGGAGCAGACGAATTTATTCAGCAACTACCAATGGGTTATGAAACCCAAATCGGTGAAGGCGGGGGAATGCTGTCTGGTGGACAACGCCAACGCCTAGCCATCGCCCGTGCTTTGCTAGGTAATCCGCGATTTTTAATATTCGATGAAGCGACCAGTAACCTGGATGCGGAATCTGAACGCATCATCCAGAACAACCTAAAAACAATTCTCAAAGGGCGGACAAGTCTAATAATTGCCCATCGCCTCTCTACTGTGCGTAATGCTGACTTGATTCTAGTTCTAGACCGAGGAGTCTTGGTGGAAAGCGGGACTCACGATGAATTAATCGCCAAAAAAGGGCATTACTACTACCTCAACCAGCAACAACTCGCTCATGCAGGTTGA
- a CDS encoding CBS domain-containing protein has product MPKTVADIMSHDPIVVRPETPLQEAIKILAERRISGLPVVDDSSNLVGIISETDLMWQETGVTPPAYIMFLDSVIYLQNPAEYERGLHKALGQTVGEVMSKNPITITPDKTVTEAARVMHDRNVHRLPVLDSEGQVIGLLTRGDIIRAMAASQDES; this is encoded by the coding sequence ATGCCTAAGACCGTTGCCGACATCATGAGCCATGACCCGATTGTCGTCCGACCTGAAACTCCTCTACAGGAAGCCATTAAAATCTTGGCAGAACGGCGCATCAGTGGGCTACCTGTTGTAGATGATAGTAGTAACCTAGTAGGGATTATTTCGGAAACGGACTTGATGTGGCAAGAAACTGGTGTGACTCCTCCGGCTTACATCATGTTTCTTGATAGCGTTATTTATTTGCAAAATCCCGCCGAGTATGAACGTGGGCTGCACAAAGCCCTAGGGCAAACTGTTGGCGAAGTCATGAGCAAAAACCCTATCACCATTACTCCTGACAAAACTGTCACAGAAGCTGCTAGAGTGATGCATGATCGCAACGTTCACCGCTTGCCAGTACTTGACAGCGAGGGTCAAGTTATTGGTCTTCTCACCCGTGGTGACATAATTCGGGCAATGGCAGCCAGCCAAGATGAGTCATAA
- the nblB gene encoding phycobilisome degradation protein NblB yields MSITPESVKQLLNSQDLGDRLRAVNQIRQLEPSVGFELIQNAINDSNSRVRYSAVSQLDTLGGQNLDLSLNILRDRLLNDPEADVQAAAADCLGALKLHEAFEDLQQLYQTSNEWIVKFSIIATLGELADPRAFELLKQALSSDNDLVKTAAISSLGELGDTQAIPLLAPYAADPDWQVRYRLVQALSHLGGTQTKSILESLANDEVEAVAIEARNCLNEA; encoded by the coding sequence ATGAGTATTACTCCTGAATCTGTAAAGCAACTGCTTAATTCCCAAGATTTAGGCGATCGCTTGCGAGCAGTTAATCAAATCCGTCAACTAGAACCATCTGTAGGTTTTGAGTTGATTCAAAATGCTATTAATGATAGTAATTCCCGCGTGCGGTACTCGGCTGTGAGCCAGTTGGATACTTTAGGCGGACAAAATTTAGACTTATCTTTAAATATATTGCGCGATCGCTTGCTCAATGACCCCGAAGCTGACGTGCAAGCAGCAGCAGCAGATTGTTTGGGTGCTCTTAAACTGCATGAGGCTTTTGAAGATTTACAACAACTTTACCAAACCAGCAACGAGTGGATTGTAAAATTCAGCATTATTGCTACATTAGGAGAGTTAGCTGATCCAAGAGCCTTTGAGTTACTAAAACAAGCACTCTCTTCAGACAATGACTTAGTTAAGACTGCAGCCATTAGTTCTCTCGGCGAGTTGGGAGATACTCAGGCTATCCCCCTCTTAGCTCCCTATGCAGCAGATCCAGATTGGCAAGTTCGCTATAGACTCGTGCAAGCCTTGAGTCATTTAGGCGGTACACAGACCAAATCCATATTAGAAAGTTTGGCGAATGATGAAGTAGAGGCTGTTGCAATTGAAGCCAGAAATTGTCTAAACGAAGCTTAA
- a CDS encoding GNAT family N-acetyltransferase, which yields MRIPWIYRIKTERCILRCPCEQDIPYVFSATRFQGFNDGMLWEAPQSIEELHEPLQRNLQTWESGFAYTFTIECANTGTFLGRISIRKHDKVDHVWNLGFWTHPEHQRKGYMTEAALAIVEFGFTVLGRSIKINIQPSNLDLSS from the coding sequence ATGAGAATACCTTGGATATACCGAATTAAGACTGAACGCTGTATCCTGAGGTGCCCTTGCGAACAAGATATTCCATACGTGTTTTCAGCTACACGGTTTCAGGGGTTTAACGATGGTATGCTTTGGGAAGCTCCACAATCCATCGAAGAACTTCACGAACCCCTTCAACGAAATCTTCAAACTTGGGAGTCCGGTTTTGCTTATACATTTACAATTGAATGCGCCAATACTGGTACATTTCTCGGCAGAATTTCCATCAGAAAACATGACAAAGTAGACCATGTTTGGAATCTTGGGTTTTGGACACACCCAGAACACCAACGCAAAGGTTACATGACAGAGGCGGCTCTTGCTATTGTCGAGTTTGGTTTCACAGTTTTAGGGAGATCCATAAAAATAAATATCCAGCCGTCAAACTTAGATCTCTCGTCGTAG
- a CDS encoding LEVG family PEP-CTERM protein has protein sequence MRKFNFVAATILGTTMSLGVVTSMPAADASSLVPQQEGEIQLTNIDCIASTCIDLEKDFGFKVTSLAYDFDSKEPQYGLSRLFVDEGVTENDWGFGIKFGIQDPGTNPPANEYSYRPVAYEATSADAAPTATSTAAENGQLEVGRFLFDLGSTYSEVTLDFFDVEDSDVSGVLEVNGTPVEQLLAGESNSNTKSITLKNVSSFVVQLGKPGPDSTFDKTGDGVRLSGVTVPEPGTTVSLGMLAVAGLFGLRQRKKVSQLG, from the coding sequence ATGCGAAAGTTTAATTTTGTAGCGGCGACAATTTTAGGAACAACCATGAGCTTAGGTGTAGTTACTAGTATGCCTGCTGCTGATGCTAGTTCTCTGGTTCCTCAGCAAGAAGGCGAAATTCAACTTACCAACATAGATTGCATTGCCAGCACTTGTATAGACTTAGAGAAAGACTTTGGTTTTAAAGTGACAAGTCTAGCGTATGACTTTGATAGTAAAGAACCACAGTACGGACTGAGCCGTTTGTTTGTTGATGAGGGCGTGACAGAAAACGATTGGGGTTTTGGAATTAAATTTGGCATCCAAGATCCAGGAACCAACCCACCTGCTAATGAATATTCGTATCGTCCTGTAGCTTACGAGGCTACATCAGCAGATGCTGCCCCCACAGCAACAAGTACTGCAGCAGAAAATGGTCAGTTGGAAGTAGGTCGGTTCTTATTTGATCTGGGTAGCACTTATTCAGAAGTCACATTAGACTTCTTTGATGTGGAAGATAGCGATGTTAGCGGCGTTTTAGAAGTCAATGGAACCCCAGTTGAGCAGCTGCTTGCAGGGGAATCTAACAGTAACACTAAATCAATAACATTGAAAAATGTAAGTTCTTTCGTCGTTCAGTTGGGTAAGCCTGGTCCCGACAGTACATTTGACAAAACTGGTGATGGTGTCAGGTTGTCTGGGGTAACTGTACCTGAACCAGGAACGACTGTAAGCTTGGGAATGTTGGCGGTAGCTGGTTTATTTGGCTTGCGTCAACGTAAAAAGGTTTCACAACTGGGTTAA
- a CDS encoding DUF456 domain-containing protein, translated as MQIIYWLLVALMVVGIIGAVVPAIPGASLILIAIISWGFISGSFAAIKIPLIVTIIVLLLSVGIDFLASYLGAKKAGASQWGQIGAIVGFVVGFLGLLPTLPVGGPLLGMLLGPLLGAIIGEYLYRRDWKVAIKAGIGIVVGTLVGNLIQGLLAISAVVVFLVTTWPQVFGA; from the coding sequence ATGCAAATTATTTACTGGTTACTTGTTGCCCTCATGGTTGTGGGTATTATTGGCGCTGTGGTTCCTGCGATTCCAGGAGCCAGTTTAATTTTAATTGCAATTATTAGTTGGGGATTTATTAGTGGTTCCTTCGCCGCTATAAAAATACCACTTATTGTGACAATAATTGTTTTATTACTGAGTGTGGGAATTGATTTTTTAGCGAGCTATTTAGGTGCAAAAAAAGCAGGTGCTAGTCAGTGGGGACAAATTGGTGCAATTGTTGGGTTTGTGGTAGGTTTTTTAGGATTATTGCCAACATTACCTGTTGGTGGTCCATTATTAGGAATGTTACTAGGACCACTTCTGGGTGCGATTATCGGTGAGTATCTTTACCGACGGGATTGGAAGGTGGCTATTAAGGCAGGTATTGGAATTGTAGTAGGTACACTCGTTGGAAATTTGATTCAGGGGTTGCTGGCGATCTCAGCTGTTGTTGTTTTCCTAGTAACAACTTGGCCACAGGTATTTGGGGCTTAG
- a CDS encoding cofactor assembly of complex C subunit B, with translation MTKSDPNRVLRRLPIVVGGLGAVLLLINRLLAPEITPSQARADVLGVILSAVLILIGLIWQQVQPRLPEAVQLIGEEGFVLAPDLPEVVKTELAWASHLLLTNTVTRSLVVFYQDKVLLRRGILSSKSQVLPGPILKRVLEKQKPVYLVDLKVYPGRIEFDYLPENTQGVICQPIGTKGVLILAANAPRSYTKQDENWITGIADKLAVTLKEGIGHS, from the coding sequence ATGACTAAATCCGATCCCAATAGAGTTTTACGGCGTCTACCCATCGTAGTAGGTGGTTTGGGCGCTGTACTTTTGCTGATTAACCGTTTACTAGCACCAGAAATCACACCATCCCAAGCGCGTGCAGATGTGCTGGGTGTTATTTTGAGTGCGGTGTTGATTTTAATTGGGTTAATTTGGCAGCAGGTACAACCGCGTTTACCTGAAGCGGTACAACTCATTGGCGAAGAAGGTTTTGTGCTTGCACCCGACTTGCCAGAAGTTGTGAAAACAGAACTAGCGTGGGCATCGCATTTGTTGTTAACTAATACGGTGACGCGATCGCTCGTAGTTTTCTATCAAGATAAAGTTTTGTTACGGCGGGGAATTTTAAGTTCTAAGTCACAAGTCCTACCAGGACCCATCTTAAAACGAGTGCTGGAAAAACAAAAGCCAGTTTATCTCGTAGATTTGAAAGTCTATCCAGGAAGAATTGAATTTGATTATCTGCCAGAGAATACTCAAGGTGTCATTTGTCAACCCATTGGCACAAAAGGAGTCCTGATTTTGGCAGCGAATGCTCCTCGTAGCTACACCAAACAAGACGAAAACTGGATTACGGGAATTGCAGATAAATTAGCTGTTACCCTAAAAGAGGGAATAGGTCATAGTTAG
- the rpaB gene encoding response regulator transcription factor RpaB, with protein MESHKEKILVVDDEASIRRILETRLSMIGYDVVTAGDGEEALDTFRKADPDLVVLDVMMPKLDGYGVCQELRKESDVPIIMLTALGDVADRITGLELGADDYVVKPFSPKELEARIRSVLRRVDKTGASGIPSSGVIHVSTIKIDTNKRQVYKGDERIRLTGMEFSLLELLVSRSGEAFSRSEILQEVWGYTPERHVDTRVVDVHISRLRAKLEDDPSNPELILTARGTGYLFQRIIEPGEE; from the coding sequence TTGGAAAGTCATAAAGAAAAAATCCTGGTGGTAGATGACGAAGCCAGCATTCGCCGGATTTTAGAAACGCGCCTTTCGATGATTGGCTACGATGTGGTTACGGCAGGTGATGGGGAAGAAGCTTTGGATACTTTTCGCAAAGCTGACCCTGATTTAGTGGTTTTAGACGTGATGATGCCGAAGCTAGATGGCTACGGCGTGTGTCAAGAATTACGAAAGGAATCAGATGTCCCAATTATTATGTTAACAGCCTTGGGGGATGTAGCTGACCGGATTACAGGTTTAGAGTTGGGTGCTGATGACTACGTTGTTAAACCCTTTTCGCCTAAGGAGCTAGAAGCCCGCATTCGCTCAGTGCTGCGACGGGTAGACAAAACAGGTGCCTCTGGTATTCCCAGTTCTGGAGTTATCCATGTTAGCACTATCAAAATTGACACGAATAAGCGGCAAGTTTATAAAGGCGATGAGCGCATCCGGTTAACAGGTATGGAGTTTAGCTTGCTAGAGTTGTTGGTAAGCCGCTCTGGAGAAGCTTTTTCCCGTTCGGAAATTTTGCAGGAGGTTTGGGGATATACACCAGAACGCCATGTGGATACCCGTGTCGTAGATGTTCATATCTCCCGTTTACGGGCAAAGTTGGAAGACGATCCTAGTAACCCAGAGTTAATCCTCACGGCAAGAGGTACTGGCTACCTATTCCAACGGATCATTGAACCAGGAGAAGAATGA